A genome region from Acidimicrobiales bacterium includes the following:
- the sodX gene encoding nickel-type superoxide dismutase maturation protease — protein sequence MTRRTITARVTAALVAVAAGAVGLRLVRRVEVRGASMRPTLEPGDRLLVLAWRRIRAGDLVALSDPRQPARTLVKRVARVDDARLTVLGDDPAVSTDSRSFGPVPRSSVLGRAVYRYGPSRRAGPIKRGSRAPPR from the coding sequence GTGACGAGGCGGACGATCACGGCCCGGGTGACCGCCGCCCTCGTGGCCGTCGCCGCTGGCGCCGTCGGCCTGCGCCTCGTGCGGCGGGTGGAGGTCCGCGGCGCCAGCATGCGACCGACGCTCGAGCCCGGCGACCGCCTGCTGGTCCTGGCCTGGCGTCGGATCCGCGCCGGCGACCTGGTAGCCCTGTCCGATCCTCGCCAGCCCGCCCGCACCCTCGTCAAGCGGGTCGCGCGGGTGGACGACGCCAGGCTCACGGTGCTCGGTGACGATCCCGCGGTGAGCACCGACAGCCGCAGCTTCGGCCCCGTTCCGAGGAGTTCGGTCCTGGGACGGGCGGTGTACCGGTACGGGCCGAGCCGGCGGGCCGGACCGATCAAGCGAGGCTCGAGGGCACCCCCCCGCTAG